In a single window of the Amycolatopsis sp. cg5 genome:
- a CDS encoding ABC transporter permease, with protein sequence MSVLEQTGRRGVLLRVLPAAMYAGRASALVERSVLVYSRIWLMFLSGALEPVLYLLAFQYGFGKLVTEVAGPGGQTMSYVAFVAPALMASSAMNGAVFDSTYNMFFKLRHSKLYDAILSTPMGPFDVAIGEISWAVVRGGIYALGFLGVMSVMGLVHSPWALLLVPVALLISFAFAAIGMASASFLRSTSQFDYIQLVLMPLFLFSTTFYPLSVYPEALQIVVRCFPLYHGVELMRALSVGVFEPSMLGNLAYLLAMAGLGIWASSKRLGHLLLK encoded by the coding sequence ATGAGTGTCCTCGAACAGACCGGGCGCCGCGGCGTCCTGCTGCGCGTGCTGCCCGCCGCGATGTACGCGGGCCGCGCGAGCGCGCTCGTCGAACGCTCGGTCCTCGTCTACTCCCGGATCTGGCTGATGTTCCTGTCCGGCGCGCTGGAGCCGGTGCTGTACCTGCTGGCCTTCCAATACGGGTTCGGCAAGCTGGTCACCGAAGTCGCGGGCCCCGGCGGCCAGACGATGAGCTACGTCGCCTTCGTCGCGCCCGCGCTCATGGCCTCTTCGGCGATGAACGGCGCGGTGTTCGACTCCACGTACAACATGTTCTTCAAACTCAGGCACTCCAAGCTCTACGACGCGATCCTTTCGACCCCGATGGGCCCATTCGACGTCGCGATCGGCGAGATCTCCTGGGCCGTGGTGCGCGGCGGCATCTACGCGCTCGGCTTCCTCGGCGTGATGTCGGTGATGGGGCTCGTGCACAGCCCATGGGCGCTGCTGCTGGTGCCGGTCGCCCTGCTGATCTCGTTCGCTTTCGCCGCGATCGGCATGGCCAGCGCGAGTTTCCTGCGCTCGACCTCCCAGTTCGACTACATCCAGCTCGTGCTGATGCCGTTGTTCCTGTTCTCGACCACGTTCTACCCGCTGTCGGTGTACCCGGAGGCGCTCCAGATCGTGGTCCGGTGTTTCCCGCTGTACCACGGCGTCGAGCTGATGCGCGCCCTGTCGGTCGGCGTGTTCGAACCGTCCATGCTCGGCAACCTCGCCTACCTGCTGGCGATGGCGGGCCTCGGCATCTGGGCCTCCTCGAAGCGCCTAGGCCACCTACTCCTCAAGTAA
- a CDS encoding S8 family serine peptidase, which produces MRVLARPLVALGCAALVIALVNGPAGADETAPACPSAGRALRYVTVFARGTTQAEAESQITTACGATTVYYPQIGVGVATSPDPRFGERFGVDRAFSAQAERLAAQQNLAVKPSPARAELPQTDPAKVPTADRSDEQWDMKAIDAVAARAINPGKRSVVVGVLDSGVDPAHPDLAPALAADESAGCLTGAPDTSPKAWAPTTSAHGTHVAGTIAAADDGKGVTGVAPGVRIASVKVIDDRGYVDPEAAVCGLMWAAKQHMKVTNSSFFVDPWALSCAHNKDHRVVREVLARAVEYSTSAGTLNVAAATNEAVNLTPSPRSASAKATGCEALPAGLRDVVAVSAVGADRVKAGYSSYGLGVIDVTAPGGDPGECVLSTVPGGYAPLCGTSMAAPHVAGVVALLASAHPGYGPRQLRKTLDAQAQPIACPDDYDLTGDGTQDAYCAGYEGYNGFYGHGMANALAAVAPAVRSLAG; this is translated from the coding sequence GTGCGCGTGCTGGCACGACCGCTGGTCGCACTGGGCTGCGCCGCACTGGTGATCGCGCTGGTCAACGGCCCCGCGGGCGCCGACGAGACGGCTCCGGCCTGTCCTTCCGCCGGGCGCGCCCTGCGCTACGTGACCGTCTTCGCTCGCGGCACCACCCAGGCCGAGGCCGAGTCGCAGATCACTACCGCCTGTGGTGCCACGACCGTGTACTACCCGCAGATCGGTGTCGGCGTGGCGACCTCACCCGATCCGCGCTTCGGCGAGCGGTTCGGCGTGGACCGCGCGTTCAGCGCGCAGGCCGAGCGGCTCGCCGCGCAGCAGAACCTGGCGGTCAAGCCGTCGCCGGCCCGTGCCGAACTCCCCCAGACCGACCCCGCCAAGGTGCCCACCGCCGACCGTTCCGACGAGCAGTGGGACATGAAGGCGATCGACGCCGTCGCCGCCAGAGCCATAAACCCGGGTAAGCGGTCCGTGGTGGTCGGCGTGCTCGACTCCGGCGTCGACCCGGCCCATCCCGACCTGGCGCCCGCGCTGGCCGCGGACGAGTCGGCGGGCTGCCTGACCGGCGCGCCCGACACCAGCCCCAAGGCATGGGCGCCGACGACCTCGGCGCACGGCACGCACGTCGCGGGCACCATCGCGGCCGCCGACGACGGCAAGGGCGTCACCGGCGTCGCGCCCGGCGTCCGGATCGCCTCGGTGAAGGTGATCGACGACCGCGGCTACGTCGACCCCGAAGCCGCCGTCTGCGGGCTGATGTGGGCGGCCAAGCAGCACATGAAGGTGACGAACAGCAGCTTCTTCGTCGACCCGTGGGCCCTGTCGTGCGCGCACAACAAAGATCACCGGGTCGTGCGAGAGGTGCTCGCGCGCGCCGTCGAATACAGCACCTCCGCCGGGACGCTGAACGTCGCGGCCGCGACGAACGAGGCGGTCAATCTCACGCCGTCGCCCCGGTCCGCTTCGGCCAAGGCCACCGGCTGCGAAGCGCTGCCCGCCGGGCTGCGTGACGTGGTGGCGGTCTCGGCCGTCGGCGCCGACCGGGTCAAGGCGGGCTACAGCTCGTACGGGCTGGGCGTGATCGATGTCACGGCGCCGGGTGGCGATCCCGGCGAGTGCGTCCTGTCGACCGTGCCCGGCGGCTACGCGCCGCTGTGCGGGACCTCGATGGCGGCCCCGCACGTGGCCGGCGTCGTCGCGCTGCTGGCTTCGGCACACCCCGGCTACGGTCCGCGACAGCTGCGCAAGACGCTCGACGCCCAAGCGCAGCCGATCGCGTGCCCCGACGACTACGACCTCACCGGCGACGGCACGCAGGACGCGTACTGCGCCGGCTACGAGGGTTACAACGGTTTCTACGGTCACGGCATGGCCAACGCGCTGGCCGCCGTCGCACCCGCCGTGCGTTCGCTCGCGGGCTAG
- a CDS encoding translation initiation factor IF-2 N-terminal domain-containing protein: MSNADTPAENTGGNTATSTTGPLDGLPAKIRVHALAKLLDSNSRELLAKLAELGESVRSAQSSVSRDVAIKVAESLGLVSEPEAEAAPEPEPVVEAVVEPVVEPEPEPEPEPAPKRRVAAHVPVFAAPSPIFLPPEPVAAKPARKPEPEPVAEVDEDVEEEQPQAEGADTGEDGDDSGRRRRRRGRRGRGRGKGADDNAGEEGDELSEPAAEKADDEEAEAVVEVAAEADDADAEGDADGGNKRRRRRRRRKGGEDEGDVAAGDDPPNTVVHTRPAKGEATERPERPARDEVRSVRGSTRLEAKRQRRRDGREAGRRRAPILSEAEFLARREAVERAMVVAERGESTQIGVLEDGVLVEHFVTSSGTGSIVGNVYLGRVQNVLPSMEAAFIDIGRGRNAVLYAGEVDWDAAGLEGKARKIEQALSSGDSVLVQVTKDPVGHKGARLTTQISLPGRFLVYVPAGGATGISRKLPENERRRLKDILKRIVPEDAGVIIRTASEGISEEELGRDVSRLKSQWDVIKEKADASAGKKSSAPTLLYEEPDLLVKVVRDLFTEDFSTLEIQGNTAWETIHTYVENVAPDLADRLKRYTGTGDAFHDHRIDEQITKALDRKVWLPSGGYLVIDRTEAMTVIDVNTGKFTGSGGNLEETVTRNNLESAEEIVRQLRLRDIGGIIVIDFIDMVLESNRELVLRRLTECLGRDRTRHQVAEVTSLGLVQMTRKKIGTGLLEAFSTSCEHCKGRGVVVTSEPQRTPGGGNGGNNGGNGGGGQQQNQQQSSGGGGGSRRSRNRGGGKADEAEQHAAAKAETPAAPTPEQRESVVSAVQAIANAAKAKDEEHATLNGHAHAAEEPSQEVTAEVTEVVEAEETPETTVEVTEVAEAAEAPAEAAEVTEEAQVETAPSATTDFIPEEPAPEVSVPAPAVRSARRRPRRAASRPAGPPVSAENPS, encoded by the coding sequence ATGTCGAACGCGGACACACCCGCCGAGAACACCGGCGGGAATACCGCCACATCCACGACCGGTCCGCTGGACGGCCTGCCCGCCAAGATCCGCGTGCACGCGCTGGCCAAGCTGCTCGACTCGAACAGCCGCGAACTGCTCGCCAAGCTCGCCGAGCTGGGTGAAAGCGTCCGCAGCGCGCAGTCCAGCGTGTCGCGTGACGTCGCGATCAAGGTCGCCGAGTCGCTGGGTCTCGTCAGCGAGCCCGAGGCCGAAGCGGCCCCGGAGCCCGAGCCGGTCGTCGAGGCCGTTGTCGAGCCCGTCGTCGAGCCGGAACCCGAGCCCGAGCCGGAACCCGCCCCGAAGCGCCGGGTCGCCGCGCACGTGCCGGTCTTCGCCGCGCCGTCGCCGATCTTCCTGCCGCCGGAGCCGGTGGCCGCGAAGCCCGCGCGCAAGCCGGAGCCCGAGCCCGTCGCCGAGGTCGACGAGGACGTCGAGGAAGAGCAGCCGCAGGCCGAGGGCGCCGACACCGGCGAGGACGGTGACGATTCCGGTCGCCGCCGCCGTCGTCGCGGCCGCCGTGGCCGTGGCCGTGGCAAGGGCGCCGACGACAACGCGGGCGAAGAGGGCGACGAGCTGTCCGAGCCCGCCGCCGAGAAGGCCGACGACGAAGAGGCCGAAGCGGTCGTCGAGGTCGCGGCCGAAGCCGACGACGCCGATGCCGAAGGTGACGCGGACGGTGGCAACAAGCGTCGCCGTCGCCGCCGCCGCCGCAAGGGTGGCGAGGACGAAGGCGACGTCGCCGCCGGTGACGACCCGCCGAACACCGTCGTGCACACCCGCCCGGCCAAGGGCGAGGCCACCGAGCGCCCCGAGCGCCCGGCCCGTGACGAGGTGCGCAGCGTGCGCGGCTCGACGCGCCTGGAGGCCAAGCGCCAGCGTCGCCGTGACGGACGCGAGGCCGGCCGCCGCCGCGCGCCGATCCTGTCCGAGGCCGAGTTCCTCGCCCGCCGTGAGGCGGTCGAGCGCGCCATGGTCGTCGCCGAGCGCGGCGAGTCCACGCAGATCGGCGTGCTGGAAGACGGCGTGCTGGTCGAGCACTTCGTGACCTCGTCGGGCACCGGCTCGATCGTGGGCAACGTCTACCTCGGCCGCGTGCAGAACGTGCTGCCCTCGATGGAGGCCGCCTTCATCGACATCGGCCGCGGCCGCAACGCCGTGCTCTACGCCGGTGAGGTCGACTGGGACGCCGCTGGCCTCGAAGGCAAGGCGCGCAAGATCGAGCAGGCACTGTCCAGTGGTGACAGCGTCCTCGTGCAGGTCACGAAGGATCCGGTCGGGCACAAGGGCGCCCGCCTCACCACGCAGATCTCGCTGCCCGGCCGCTTCCTGGTCTACGTGCCAGCCGGTGGCGCGACCGGCATCTCCCGCAAGCTGCCGGAGAACGAGCGCCGCCGCCTCAAGGACATCCTCAAGCGCATCGTCCCCGAGGACGCCGGTGTGATCATCCGCACCGCCTCGGAGGGCATCAGCGAGGAGGAGCTCGGCCGCGACGTCTCGCGCCTGAAGTCGCAGTGGGACGTCATCAAGGAGAAGGCCGACGCGAGCGCGGGCAAGAAGTCCAGCGCGCCGACCCTGCTCTACGAAGAGCCCGACCTGCTGGTCAAGGTCGTCCGCGACCTGTTCACCGAGGACTTCTCCACACTGGAGATCCAGGGGAACACGGCGTGGGAGACCATCCACACCTACGTCGAGAACGTGGCGCCCGACCTCGCCGACCGCCTCAAGCGCTACACCGGCACCGGCGACGCGTTCCACGACCACCGCATCGACGAGCAGATCACCAAGGCGCTCGACCGCAAGGTCTGGCTGCCGTCCGGTGGTTACCTGGTCATCGACCGCACCGAGGCGATGACGGTCATCGACGTCAACACCGGCAAGTTCACCGGTTCGGGCGGCAACCTCGAAGAGACGGTCACCAGGAACAACCTGGAGTCCGCCGAGGAGATCGTCCGTCAGCTCCGGCTGCGTGACATCGGCGGCATCATCGTCATCGACTTCATCGACATGGTGCTCGAGTCCAACCGTGAGCTGGTGCTGCGCCGCCTGACCGAGTGCCTCGGCCGGGATCGCACCCGCCACCAGGTCGCCGAGGTCACCTCGCTCGGCCTGGTGCAGATGACCCGCAAGAAGATCGGCACCGGCCTGCTGGAGGCCTTCTCCACCTCGTGCGAGCACTGTAAGGGCCGTGGCGTGGTCGTCACGTCCGAGCCGCAGCGCACGCCGGGTGGCGGCAACGGCGGTAACAACGGCGGCAACGGTGGCGGCGGCCAGCAGCAGAACCAGCAGCAGTCCTCCGGTGGCGGTGGCGGTTCGCGCCGCTCGCGCAACCGGGGCGGCGGCAAGGCCGACGAGGCCGAGCAGCACGCGGCGGCCAAGGCGGAGACGCCCGCGGCGCCGACGCCCGAGCAGCGTGAGTCGGTCGTCTCGGCCGTGCAGGCCATCGCCAACGCCGCGAAGGCGAAGGACGAGGAGCACGCCACGCTGAACGGCCACGCCCACGCCGCCGAGGAGCCGTCACAGGAAGTGACTGCCGAGGTCACTGAGGTCGTGGAGGCCGAAGAGACCCCGGAGACCACGGTCGAGGTGACCGAAGTGGCCGAGGCCGCCGAAGCTCCCGCCGAGGCCGCCGAGGTCACGGAGGAGGCCCAGGTGGAAACCGCTCCGTCGGCGACCACGGACTTCATCCCCGAAGAGCCCGCTCCCGAGGTCAGCGTCCCGGCTCCGGCCGTGCGTTCGGCCAGGCGGCGGCCCCGCAGGGCGGCTTCCCGCCCGGCAGGCCCGCCGGTCAGCGCGGAGAACCCTTCGTGA
- the rplU gene encoding 50S ribosomal protein L21 produces the protein MSAYAIVKTGGKQYKVAVGDVVEVEKLEGAPGTEHTFPAILFVDGGEVTTDADALAKVSVTGKVVEQTKGPKIRIHKFKNKTGYHKRQGHRQKLTLVEVTGINQ, from the coding sequence GTGTCGGCGTACGCGATCGTCAAGACCGGCGGCAAGCAGTACAAGGTGGCCGTCGGCGACGTCGTCGAGGTCGAGAAGCTCGAGGGCGCGCCTGGTACCGAGCACACCTTCCCCGCCATCCTCTTCGTGGATGGCGGCGAAGTGACCACGGACGCGGACGCGTTGGCGAAGGTCTCGGTCACCGGCAAGGTCGTCGAGCAGACCAAGGGTCCCAAGATCCGCATCCACAAGTTCAAGAACAAGACCGGTTACCACAAGCGTCAGGGTCACAGGCAGAAGCTGACCCTGGTCGAGGTCACCGGCATCAACCAGTAA
- the rpmA gene encoding 50S ribosomal protein L27, which yields MAHKKGASSSRNGRDSNAQRLGVKRYGGQEVNAGEILIRQRGTKFHPGVNVGRGGDDTLFALAAGAVQFGTKRGRKTVNIVPSETVDA from the coding sequence ATGGCACACAAGAAGGGTGCTTCCAGCTCCCGCAACGGTCGTGACTCCAACGCCCAGCGGCTCGGGGTCAAGCGTTACGGTGGCCAGGAAGTCAACGCGGGCGAGATCCTCATCCGTCAGCGCGGCACCAAGTTCCACCCCGGCGTGAACGTCGGCCGTGGCGGCGACGACACGCTGTTCGCTCTCGCGGCCGGTGCGGTCCAGTTCGGCACGAAGCGTGGCCGCAAGACGGTCAACATCGTTCCGTCCGAGACGGTCGACGCTTAA
- the obgE gene encoding GTPase ObgE, which produces MASRFVDRAVIHLAAGDGGHGCASVHREKFKPLGGPDGGNGGNGGDVLLVVDPNVHTLLDFHFRPHARAGNGKQGAGDDRQGAAGETLTMHVPSGTVVMTEDGEILADLIGAGTTFVAAQGGRGGLGNRALSSKARKAPGFALLGEPGEERDLVLELRSVADVGLLGFPSAGKSSLISVLSAAKPKIADYPFTTLVPNLGVITAGEVVFTMADVPGLIPGASEGKGLGLDFLRHIERCAVLVHVIDCATFEPGRDPLSDVDALEEELARYTPALGGDLADRPRVAVLNKIDIPEAAELAEMVKPELEARGLPVFEISTASRAGLRELTFALGAVVEKYRADQPEAEPEQVVVRPKAVNEDEFTVVDDPNEEGAFIVRGNRPERWIRQTDFGNDEAVGYLADRLNRLGVEDKLAKMGAQPGSPVTIGDVQFEWEPSTPGVAAMMTGRGTDIRLENNNRIGAAERKKARRIRRDGPDEMDGE; this is translated from the coding sequence ATGGCGTCCCGGTTCGTTGACCGCGCGGTCATTCATCTGGCCGCGGGCGACGGTGGGCACGGCTGCGCCTCGGTGCACCGCGAAAAGTTCAAGCCACTCGGCGGCCCCGACGGCGGCAACGGCGGCAACGGCGGCGACGTGCTGCTGGTCGTCGACCCGAACGTCCACACGCTGCTCGACTTCCACTTCCGTCCGCACGCCCGCGCCGGCAACGGCAAGCAGGGCGCAGGCGACGACCGCCAGGGCGCGGCGGGGGAGACCCTGACCATGCACGTGCCCAGCGGCACGGTCGTGATGACCGAGGACGGCGAGATCCTCGCCGACCTCATCGGCGCGGGCACCACCTTCGTCGCCGCGCAGGGCGGGCGTGGTGGCCTCGGCAACCGCGCGCTGTCGTCCAAGGCCCGCAAGGCGCCCGGGTTCGCGCTGCTCGGCGAGCCGGGCGAAGAGCGCGACCTCGTGCTGGAGCTGCGCTCCGTCGCCGATGTCGGCCTGCTCGGCTTCCCGTCGGCAGGCAAGTCGTCGCTGATCTCCGTGCTGTCCGCCGCGAAGCCGAAGATCGCCGACTATCCCTTCACGACACTCGTGCCCAACCTCGGCGTGATCACCGCGGGCGAGGTCGTCTTCACCATGGCCGACGTCCCCGGCCTGATTCCGGGCGCCAGCGAGGGAAAGGGTCTCGGCCTGGACTTCCTGCGCCACATCGAGCGCTGCGCGGTGCTGGTGCACGTCATCGACTGCGCGACCTTCGAGCCCGGCCGCGACCCGCTGTCCGATGTGGACGCGCTGGAGGAAGAGCTCGCGCGCTACACGCCCGCGCTCGGCGGTGACCTGGCCGACCGGCCCCGCGTCGCCGTGCTCAACAAGATCGACATCCCCGAGGCCGCCGAACTGGCCGAGATGGTCAAGCCCGAGCTCGAAGCCCGCGGCCTGCCGGTGTTCGAGATCTCGACCGCTTCGCGCGCGGGCCTGCGTGAGCTGACGTTCGCGCTCGGCGCCGTCGTCGAGAAGTACCGCGCCGACCAGCCGGAGGCCGAGCCGGAGCAGGTCGTCGTGCGGCCGAAGGCGGTCAACGAGGACGAGTTCACCGTCGTCGACGACCCGAACGAAGAGGGCGCCTTCATCGTCAGGGGCAACCGGCCCGAGCGGTGGATCCGCCAGACCGACTTCGGCAACGACGAGGCCGTCGGCTACCTCGCCGACCGGCTCAACCGCCTCGGCGTCGAGGACAAGCTGGCCAAGATGGGCGCGCAGCCCGGCAGCCCGGTCACCATCGGCGACGTGCAGTTCGAGTGGGAGCCGTCGACGCCGGGCGTCGCCGCCATGATGACCGGCCGCGGCACGGACATCCGCCTCGAGAACAACAACCGGATCGGTGCGGCCGAGCGCAAGAAGGCCCGCCGGATCCGCCGTGACGGGCCCGACGAGATGGACGGCGAGTGA